A window of Pseudomonas denitrificans (nom. rej.) genomic DNA:
CGTCAGAAGCGACAGACGAATCCGCGCCAGGATCGAAATCCCCACCCGGAGACGGCCATGCACGCTTTCCTGCTGTTCCTCATCCTGCTGCTCTGCACCCACGCCGCCCAGGCAGACGACGGGGCGCTTGCGCCCTATCAACCGCGCTTCGGCCGCGAGCGCCCGGTCATCGCTGTCGTCGCACAGAATCGCATGACCGAACTCGCGGACTACGTCGTCCCGCTCGGCGTGCTGCGCCGCTCGGGCGCAGCGGAAGTGCTCGCGCTTGCGTCGGAGCCTGGACCGGTGCAACTGATGCCAGCCCTGCGACTTCAGCCGCAGGCCACGCTGGAGGAGTTCACGCAACGTTATCCACAGGGCGCCGACTACCTGATCGTGCCCGCCGTGCATGACAGCCAGGACCCCGCCCTGCTGGCTTTCGTCCAGGCTCAGGCGGCGCGGGGCGCGACTGTCGTCGGCGTCTGCGATGGCGTCCTGGTGCTGGGCAACGCGGGGCTGTTGCACGGTCGACGCGCCACCGGCCATTGGTACTCGCGCAAGCAACGCCTGGCGGAGTATCCCGATGCGCACTGGGAGGAGAATCGTCGCTATGTGGCGGATGGCAGGATGATCACCACCTCCGGTGTTACCGCTGCGCTACCGCTGTCGCTTGCGCTGGTGGAGGCCATCGCCGGAAAGCCCAGGGCCGCCACGCTCGCTCGGGAGTTCGGCGTGCAGGACTGGTCGCCGCGGCATGACAGCCAGCGCTTCCGCCTCGGCGCCAGTGGCTACCTGACCGCCGCCGGCAACTACCTCGCCCTCTGGAACCACGAGGTCTTCAGCGTCCCGCTGAAGCAGGGTTTCGATGAAGTCAGCCTGGCGCTGGCCGTGGACGCCTGGGCGCGGACCTTCAAAACAGAAGTACAGGGCAACGCCGCACACCCCGTCAGCAGTGCCGGCGGCCTGTTGTTCCTGCCGGACTCGCCCGATGACCACCCAGCATTGCCGGGGGCCGGCACCACGGCGATCGCAACACTCGACAACGCACTCGATGCGATAGCCCGGCGCTACGGCGAATCGACCCGGCGCGTGGTCACCGCCCAGCTGGAATACGCCCCGCCTGAACGATCCGACCGCCTGGCGCGTCGAAACAACATGGACAACCCTTGAACCCGCCTGGCCTTGGATGCACCCTTGGGGCATCTCGGCTCAACAACAACAAGGACTTCCCATGTACGAGATCAGCCTTCACCCCGTGCCGGAGGCCGTACGCAAGCGTGCCTACCTCGACAACGACGCGTACCAGCGCCTCTACAAGCAGTCGGTAGACGACCCGGAAGCCTTCTGGGCGAGCAGGCCAAGGCCTTCCTCGACTGGTTCAAGCCCTGGCACTCGGTCCACCACGGCGACCTGGCGAAGGGCCAGGCCACCTGGTTCAAGGGCGGCCAGCTCAACGTCACCTACAACTGCATCGACCGCCACCTGGAACAGCGCGCCGAGCAGGTCGCGATCATCTGGGAAGGCGACAACCCCAGCGAATCCGCCAACATCACCTACCGCAAGCTGCACAGCCATGTCTGCCGCCTGGCCAACGTGCTCAAGAGCCGCGGCGTAGGGAAGGGCGACCGGGTCTGCATCTACATGCCGATGATCCCCGAGGCGGCCTACGCCATGCTCGCCTGCGCGCGGATCGGCGCAATCCACTCGGTGGTGTTCGGCGGCTTCTCCCCGGACGCCCTGCGTGACCGCATCAACGATGCCGACTGCCGGACCGTGATCACCGCCGACGAAGGCGTGCGCGGCGGCAAGTACGTCCCGCTGAAGAAGAACGTGGAAAAGGCCCTGGCCGACTGCCCGAACGTCTCCACCGTGGTGGTGGTCGAGCGCACCCAGGGCGAGATCCCATGGGTCGAAGGCCGTGACATCTGGTACCACGAGGCGCTGGGCGAGGTCAGCGAAGACTGCGCCCCCGAGCCGATGGACTCCGAGGACCCGTTGTTCATCCTCTACACCTCCGGCTCCACCGGCAAACCCAAGGGCGTACTGCACACCACCGGTGGCTACCTGCTGGGCGCGGCAATGACCCACAAGTACGTGTTCGACTACCACGACGGCGACATCTACTGGTGCACCGCGGACGTGGGCTGGGTCACCGGCCACAGCTACATCGTCTACGGCCCGCTGGCCAACGGCGCCACCACCCTGATGTTCGAGGGCGTGCCGAACTACCCCGACGCCTCGCGCTTCTGGCAGGTGATCGACAAGCACCAGGTGAACATCTTCTACACCGCTCCGACCGCGATCCGCGCCCTGATGCGCGAGGGCGAAGCCCCGGTGCAGAAGACCGACCGCAGCAGCCTGCGCCTGCTCGGCTCGGTTGGCGAGCCGATCAACCCGGAAGCCTGGGAGTGGTACTACAACGTGGTAGGCGAAAAGCGCTGCCCCATCGTCGACACCTGGTGGCAGACCGAAACCGGCAGCATCCTGATCACCCCGCTACCCGGCGCCACCGACCTCAAGCCCGGCTCCGCCACCCGCCCCTTCTTCGGTGTGCAACCGGTGCTGCTGGATGAGCAGGGCAAGGAAATCGACGGCCCCGGCTCAGGCGTCCTGGCGGTCAAGGCCAGCTGGCCGAGCCAGATCCGCAGCGTCTACGGCGACCACCAGCGAATGATCGACACCTACTTCAAGCCCTACCCCGGCTACTACTTCACCGGCGACGGCGCGCGCCGCGACGAGGATGGCTACTACTGGATCACCGGCCGCGTGGACGACGTGATCAACGTCTCCGGCCACCGCATTGGCACCGCCGAGGTGGAGAGTGCGCTGGTACTGCACGACTCCGTCGCCGAGGCCGCCGTCGTCGGCTACCCGCACGACCTCAAGGGCCAGGGCATCTACGCCTTCGTCACCACCATGAACGGCATCGAGCCCAGTGATGCGCTCAAGCAGGAACTGCTGGCCCTGGTGAGCAAGGAGATCGGCAGCTTCGCCAAGCCGGAAATGCTGCAGTGGGCACCGGGCCTGCCCAAGACCCGTTCGGGCAAGATCATGCGACGCATCCTGCGCAAGATCGCCTGCAACGAGCTGGAAAACCTCGGCGACACCTCGACCCTGGCCGATCCCAGTGTGGTCCAGGGACTGATCGACAACCGCCTCAACCATTGATGTGCGCTACAGGCCAAGGGTGCAAAGATGCTAGGTTTAGAGAACAGACCTGTCGTCCTTGCCCCGAGGCCTGTCCGCCACAATGGAAACCGTCCGCCGTCATATCGAAAGCCAGGTACTCAGCCTGACCGGCCTCGCCCTGGGCGGGGTCGATTTCGAGTCGCCCAAGGGCGACCCCGGCCTGTTCGGGCCGGACTCCGTGAGCTGGAAAGTCCACGGTGACTTCAGCTCGATGCTCATTGGCGGCATCAGCGCCCTGCTCCTGCAGATGCTGCATCCGGCCGCCCTCGGCGGCGTCTGGGACCACTCCAACTTCCGCGCCGACATGCTCGGCCGCCTGCGCCGCACCGGGCAGTTCATCTCCGCCACCACCTATGGCTCGCGCGGTGACGCCGAGAAGCTGATCGAACGTGTACGGCGCATTCACGACAACGTGCACGGCACGCTGCCGGACGGCACAGCCTATGCGGCCAGCGACCCGGACCTGCTGACCTGGGTGCACGTCGCCGAAGTCAGCTGCTTCCTCGCCTCGCACCTGCGCTACCTGAACCCGGACCTTTCCGGCGAAGATCAGGACCGTTACTACGACGAGATCGCCCTGATCGCCGAACGACTCGGCGCGCGGGATGTACCACGCTCACGCGCGGAAGTAGCCGCCTACCTGCAACGCATGCGAGCGCAGCTTCGCTACGATGAGCGCACCCGCGAGGTAGTCAGCGTACTGTTCAACGCCCCCGCCCCGAGCTTCCTCGCCAAGCCCTTCGGCATGCTGATGATGCGCGCCGGCATCGACCTGCTGCCGGACTGGGCCACGGATCAGCTCGGCCTCAGCCTGGGCAGCCTGCAACGGCAACTGATCCGCTCCAGTGTGAGGCGCAGCGTGCCACTGCTGCGCTGGGCGGTACGCAACGGCTCGTTGCACCGCGCACGCCGCCGCATGGGTTTACCACCTCTGCGCTGAAGCGTGACCACCCGGTTCGGAGGGTGGTGAGCCGGCGGCGGGCATGCAACCATGACCGTTCGCTGCGGCCTCGCCGCTTCCGACAGAGGATTCGTGTCATGCAAGAAGTCGTCATCGTCGCTGCCACCCGTACCGCCATCGGCAGCTTCCAGGGTTCGCTTTCCGCACTGCCGGCCCATGAGCTGGGCGCTGCAGTCATTCGCAGCCTGCTACAACAGACCGGCCTGGACCCTGCCCGGGTCGACGAGGTGATCCTCGGCCAGACCCTGACCGCCGGCGCTGGCCAGAACCCGGCACGCCAGGCCTCCATCGCCGCCGGCCTGCCCAACAGCGTACCGGCGATGACGGTGAACAAGGTCTGCGGCTCGGGCCTCAAGGCACTGCATCTGGCGACCCAGGCGATTCGCTGCGGGGACGCCGACATCATCATTGCCGGCGGCCAGGAAAACATGAGCCTCGCCCCCTACGTCATGCCCGGAGCCCGCACCGGCCTGCGCATGGGCCACGCGAAGCTGATCGACAGCATGATCCAGGATGGTCTTTGGGACGCCTTCAACGACTACCACATGGGCATCACCGCCGAGAATCTGGTGGAGAAGTACGGTATCAGCCGCGAGGAGCAGGACGCCTTCGCCGCCGACTCGCAGCGCAAGGCGACCGCGGCCATCGAAGCAGGCCGTTTCAAGGCCGAGATCACCGCCATCGAGATTCCCCAGCGCAAGGGCGAACCGCTGCGCTTCGACACCGACGAGCAGCCGCGCGCCGGCACCACCGCCGAGTCCCTGGCCAAGCTCAAGCCGGCGTTCAGGAAGGACGGCAGCGTGACCGCCGGCAACGCTTCGACCCTCAATGACGGCGCCGCCGCCGTCCTGCTGATGAGCGCTGCCAAGGCCGCCGAACTGGGCCTGCCGATCCTGGCCCGCATTGCCGCCTACGCCAACGCGGGTGTCGACCCGGCCATCATGGGTATTGGCCCGGTCTCGGCCACCCGCCGCTGCCTGGAGAAGGCCGCCTGGCAACTCGCCGACCTGGACCTCATCGAAGCCAACGAAGCGTTCGCCGCCCAGGCGCTGTCCGTGGGCAAGGAACTGGGCTGGGATGCTTCGAAGGTGAATGTGAACGGCGGCGCCATCGCCCTTGGCCACCCCATCGGCGCATCGGGCTGCCGCGTGCTGGTCACCCTGTTGCACGAGATGCTCCGCCGCGACGCGAAAAAAGGCCTCGCGACGCTCTGCATCGGGGGCGGGCAAGGCGTGGCGCTGGCTCTGGCGCGCTGATAGCCACTGACTTGCTGTGCAGAATTCACTCTGCGCAGCAAGTCTCCGCGCACGCTGGCAAGAAATCCCCTCTCAACTTGACTCCCCGCATGCTTTCGGTCCTACGCATAGGAATATTCCGTAGGTGCTTGAACAACTGGTCTATCTTCAAGATCAATGCGCGCAAATCATTTGGACTCAGGGAGTTGACTATGAAAAAGCGTGTGGTGCTGATCGAAGATCACCCCGCGATGCGTCTGGCGATCCGCTCATTGCTCGAGCAGGATTCGCAGTTCGAAGTGGTCCGTGAAGCCGCCGATGGCCATGGCGGGCTGGATGCCGTGCGCAAGGAGCGCCCCGACCTGGTGATACTCGATCTCAACCTGCCCGGCATGGATGGCCTCGACCTGCTGGCGCGCATCCATATCTTCGACGAGAACATCCGCCTGCTGGTGTTGAGCTCGCAGGATGAACGCCTGTACTCGAGCAAGGTCG
This region includes:
- a CDS encoding DJ-1/PfpI family protein, encoding MHAFLLFLILLLCTHAAQADDGALAPYQPRFGRERPVIAVVAQNRMTELADYVVPLGVLRRSGAAEVLALASEPGPVQLMPALRLQPQATLEEFTQRYPQGADYLIVPAVHDSQDPALLAFVQAQAARGATVVGVCDGVLVLGNAGLLHGRRATGHWYSRKQRLAEYPDAHWEENRRYVADGRMITTSGVTAALPLSLALVEAIAGKPRAATLAREFGVQDWSPRHDSQRFRLGASGYLTAAGNYLALWNHEVFSVPLKQGFDEVSLALAVDAWARTFKTEVQGNAAHPVSSAGGLLFLPDSPDDHPALPGAGTTAIATLDNALDAIARRYGESTRRVVTAQLEYAPPERSDRLARRNNMDNP
- a CDS encoding oxygenase MpaB family protein, which codes for METVRRHIESQVLSLTGLALGGVDFESPKGDPGLFGPDSVSWKVHGDFSSMLIGGISALLLQMLHPAALGGVWDHSNFRADMLGRLRRTGQFISATTYGSRGDAEKLIERVRRIHDNVHGTLPDGTAYAASDPDLLTWVHVAEVSCFLASHLRYLNPDLSGEDQDRYYDEIALIAERLGARDVPRSRAEVAAYLQRMRAQLRYDERTREVVSVLFNAPAPSFLAKPFGMLMMRAGIDLLPDWATDQLGLSLGSLQRQLIRSSVRRSVPLLRWAVRNGSLHRARRRMGLPPLR
- a CDS encoding acetyl-CoA C-acetyltransferase, with translation MQEVVIVAATRTAIGSFQGSLSALPAHELGAAVIRSLLQQTGLDPARVDEVILGQTLTAGAGQNPARQASIAAGLPNSVPAMTVNKVCGSGLKALHLATQAIRCGDADIIIAGGQENMSLAPYVMPGARTGLRMGHAKLIDSMIQDGLWDAFNDYHMGITAENLVEKYGISREEQDAFAADSQRKATAAIEAGRFKAEITAIEIPQRKGEPLRFDTDEQPRAGTTAESLAKLKPAFRKDGSVTAGNASTLNDGAAAVLLMSAAKAAELGLPILARIAAYANAGVDPAIMGIGPVSATRRCLEKAAWQLADLDLIEANEAFAAQALSVGKELGWDASKVNVNGGAIALGHPIGASGCRVLVTLLHEMLRRDAKKGLATLCIGGGQGVALALAR